In Citrus sinensis cultivar Valencia sweet orange chromosome 2, DVS_A1.0, whole genome shotgun sequence, a single genomic region encodes these proteins:
- the LOC107175845 gene encoding UPF0481 protein At3g47200-like has product MDNQENPTEIVNKNTASEDDRHFAISIKSLVSSLEHMMADDNISISSNCCIFRNPVILSCHNQKAFAPNGFSVGPFHHGEDHLKLNEKIKLRYLQGLLRRSPNPKEKLTELLEEITSLEGLARECYAEPIRFDKEEFVRILVVDGCFIIESVRKHSNEVSKEPDDPIFSMACLMELLNHDLVLLENQIPWFVLERLFVLTLNQEVPGNMDLIRLVLQFFQGLFSSDTIQINSDQYRSHKIKHILDLLRYSLILPIRSEKYTEKNAGWEPFSCAAKINEAGIEFSRKRDYSTILDIKFYNGTLDIPPLAIHETTETIFRNLISFEQCYPNCDPFITSYAKFMDNLIYTTKDVDLLTEKGILNNWLDPDDATLYFNKLYNDTHVKKFYYDDLCKQVNEYCRSWWNKTRYFYMHNYFGTPWAIVSQIAATFLLLFTFLQTYYTIVGGVQKPIRGSTYS; this is encoded by the coding sequence ATGGATAATCAAGAGAATCCAACGGAGATTGTTAACAAGAATACTGCATCGGAAGATGATCGTCATTTCGCCATTTCAATCAAATCATTGGTATCATCACTAGAACATATGATGGCTGATGATAACATATCAATATCTTCCAATTGTTGCATTTTCAGAAACCCAGTAATACTCTCGTGTCACAACCAAAAAGCATTCGCCCCCAACGGATTTTCCGTCGGCCCATTTCACCACGGCGAAGATCATCTCAAATTGAACGAGAAAATCAAACTCAGGTACTTGCAAGGCCTCCTCCGCCGCTCGCCGAACCCGAAAGAAAAGCTGACGGAGCTGCTGGAAGAAATAACCTCCTTGGAGGGGCTGGCCCGCGAGTGCTACGCTGAACCAATCCGATTTGACAAAGAGGAATTCGTAAGGATCTTGGTGGTTGACGGATGCTTCATTATTGAATCAGTCCGTAAGCATTCCAACGAGGTGAGCAAAGAACCTGACGATCCCATTTTCTCAATGGCTTGTTTAATGGAGCTTTTGAATCATGATTTGGTCTTGCTGGAGAATCAAATCCCTTGGTTTGTTCTTGAGCGTTTGTTTGTGTTGACATTGAACCAAGAAGTTCCCGGAAACATGGATCTAATTCGACTTGTGCTTCAGTTCTTTCAAGGGTTGTTTTCGTCGGatacaatacaaataaattcgGATCAGTACAGGAGCCataaaatcaaacacattcTCGACCTCTTACGATATTCTTTAATTCTACCAATACGATCCGAAAAATACACTGAGAAAAACGCCGGATGGGAACCCTTCAGCTGTGCTGCCAAGATCAACGAGGCCGGAATCGAGTTCAGTAGAAAAAGAGACTACAGCACAATCCTGGACATAAAATTCTACAATGGGACTCTTGACATCCCACCATTGGCAATACACGAGACCACGGAGACAATCTTCCGAAACCTCATCAGCTTCGAGCAATGTTACCCGAATTGCGACCCGTTTATCACGTCTTACGCGAAGTTCATGGATAATTTGATCTACACCACGAAGGACGTTGATCTGCTCACGGAGAAGGGCATTCTGAACAATTGGTTGGATCCTGACGATGCGACGTTGTATTTTAACAAGCTGTATAATGATACACATGTGAAGAAGTTTTATTATGATGATCTTTGCAAGCAAGTGAATGAGTATTGCAGAAGCTGGTGGAACAAAACGAGGTATTTTTATATgcataattattttggtaCGCCCTGGGCTATTGTTTCTCAAATTGCTGCTACTTTCCTGCTGTTGTTTACGTTCTTGCAAACTTATTACACCATTGTTGGTGGGGTGCAAAAACCAATTAGAGGATCAACTTACTCCTGA
- the LOC102626264 gene encoding mavicyanin-like — protein sequence MERMNIKRAFLVLIISALTAKEASAAQHTVGGSQGWVESADLNSWASGQTFKVGDQIVFKYTPGLHSVVELPSESAYKSCDLGTAKDSMNSGNDVVKLVKPGTRYFACGTSGHCEQGMKVKITTFSGTAPSTPASSSSPASTSGASSSAFNSFASSVPLVVALLASSLAYMV from the exons ATGGAGAGAATGAATATCAAAAGAGCTTTCTTAGTGTTGATCATTAGTGCATTGACAGCTAAAGAGGCCTCAGCAGCACAACATACTGTAGGTGGTAGCCAAGGCTGGGTTGAATCAGCTGACCTCAATTCATGGGCTTCTGGCCAAACATTCAAGGTTGGCGATCAAATAG TTTTCAAGTACACACCAGGGCTCCACAGCGTGGTAGAGCTCCCAAGTGAGAGTGCCTACAAGAGCTGCGACCTGGGAACAGCAAAAGACTCAATGAACAGTGGAAACGACGTCGTAAAACTGGTCAAGCCTGGGACACGTTACTTTGCTTGCGGTACATCAGGCCACTGTGAGCAAGGCATGAAGGTCAAGATCACCACCTTTTCCGGCACCGCGCCTTCGACTCcagcatcatcatcatcaccggCTTCAACTTCCGGGGCTTCATCTTCGGCTTTCAATTCCTTCGCTTCCTCTGTTCCACTTGTTGTTGCATTATTGGCCAGCAGTTTGGCTTATATGGTTTGA